Part of the Paenibacillus sp. JNUCC32 genome is shown below.
AATTGTCGGTGTAAACAGAGATGCATTTCATGTGTAATCCCATCCTCTTTTAAATTTAGCTCCTGCTGATCCGGGGTGCATTCCTTTTTCACCTTGCGAATATCCGGCATTTCTATTCGGTCACAGTTGTTTCCAGATTTCCATTCGCCCATGCGGCCGAAATAGAAATCCGGAGACAAAGGCAAGCGCGCTGGCTTGCTTGCAATGATGCCCATTCGCCGGCTGTCAAAGTTCGGTGTTCTCCCGAATCAGATGAACTGTTTCTTTTTTTGTCTGTTTCTAGCTGGTGTTACGGTTGTTCCTTATTCTTCCTGACTGCTAAGGTTTTCATACGTTTCTTTCCTTCGCGGCAAACATCCAGCAGCGGGCATACCGGGCATTGCGGATTTTGAGCTTTACAGTGGTACCTTCCGAAAAAAATGATCCGATGATGCGTCATCGTCCATTCTTCACGCGGCACCCGCTTCATCAGCTTTTTCTCCACTTCCAGCACGGAATCTTTCCAAGCAGCCAGTCCAAGCCGTTTGGATACCCGCTCCACATGCGTATCCACCGCAATGGCAGGCACGCCAAAGGCGTTGGATACGACGACATTGGCCGTCTTGCGTCCAACCCCGGGCAATTTGACCAGCTCGTCATGAGCCTCCGGTACTTCCCCGCCATACTGTTCGATCAGAATCCTGCACAAGTTCTGAATATGTTTGGCCTTGTTCCGGTATAACCCGATCCGTCTGATATCCTGCTCAAGCTCCTCGATCGGTACCGATACGTAATCCAAAGGCGTTTTGTATTTCTGAAACAGATCCTTTGTTACTTTATTTACCGTTTCATCCGTGCACTGGGCGGACAGCAGCACGGCGATGGTCAGCTCAAACGCATTGCTGTGATTCAGTTCGCAATGTGCATCCGGAAACATGCTCTCCATCGTGTCCAAAATATGCCGCACCGTTGCCGCATTCATATGATTTCCCTCCCGCAAAAAAAAATCTTGATGCGGAAATCCCCGCATCAAGACGGTGTTTCTCGAGCAATCCCAGGTCGATAATTTACTGTTTTACGATCTCAACAACGACACCGTTGTTTAAGTACAGTACAATATTATCATTTTCCTTAAGGGATTGCACGGACAAAGTCGTGTCACCTTGATGAACAAATACTTTATCGGATAACGTAAATCGGTAATTATCGTTAATCGATTTGCGTTTCACTTGAATTTCGGTGTTGTTCGCCTGCCAGAACGCACGCTCGATCTTCTCCAGGACTTGGATGATCGTTACGCCTTGAATGTCTTTTCGAATCTCTACGCGATCTCCCTGCGTCAACGTGCTTAAGTTCGAAGCCGTCGAACCATTCTTGACGACCTTGACGCCGCCGCTTACGCCTAGGGTCTGGCTGTTGCCCGAATGATCCTTCACGGTCAATACATTGCCCGAAGCATCCAAGCTGGTGACTTCGCCAAGCGTCAATTTGACTTCCGCAACCGAAACAGCCGTTAAGCCTTGAAGTGTAATATTAACGAGAGTTCCGGGACGCAGGTCTGCAAGCAGGATTGC
Proteins encoded:
- the nth gene encoding endonuclease III translates to MNAATVRHILDTMESMFPDAHCELNHSNAFELTIAVLLSAQCTDETVNKVTKDLFQKYKTPLDYVSVPIEELEQDIRRIGLYRNKAKHIQNLCRILIEQYGGEVPEAHDELVKLPGVGRKTANVVVSNAFGVPAIAVDTHVERVSKRLGLAAWKDSVLEVEKKLMKRVPREEWTMTHHRIIFFGRYHCKAQNPQCPVCPLLDVCREGKKRMKTLAVRKNKEQP